Sequence from the Equus quagga isolate Etosha38 chromosome 15, UCLA_HA_Equagga_1.0, whole genome shotgun sequence genome:
ggcacattttaaaaggcaaaaagaaatatgtgaaattaattttaataatatatttaatttaatttaatatatccaaaattattatttcaacatgtaaccaatgttaaaaaaaaaaaagctttactttatattcttttttttgcgCTTTCTCCGAAATCCATTTTGTATTTTCCACTTACTTCATCTCAGTTTGTACTGGCCACATTTGAAATACTCAATAGCACTGAAGCTTACATatcaaggtttaaaaaaaaaagcaaacctgtTTAACAATTTTTCATGGCAATTTGCATAAAATATAGTACTATGTACTTCGATGTCTCCCTTTTCTgcaaattttttctattataaaagtgATATATGTTCATTTGTAGAAAAGttgataaatacagaaaagtacaaagaaaagaattaattcaCTCAAACTCCCTTTCAGAAATAaccacatttaaatattttaatatgtgtgCTTCTAGagtaatatttacaattatttataattatatatagtatatatatcaTACTATATAATAGTAATTATGCTatcattatattaataatatattaatgatATATAATACTTTATGTTATAGTATTATGTATAGTAATAGATATATAATAAATTGAGATTATACGATATATACAGtattatttgctttccttttcacttttgaaggagTTGTATACCCAAACTGAGTTCATCTTTTTCTGCACATTCAAACACTCAATACAGTTTTCCGCATGCAACACACAGCATTATTAATCTTTCAGTCCCCAAGGTTAAATAAATTTCGTCTATTCCCTATCCTTCGTTATCTGTGTCTTTTCTGTCAACGTAGGTTTCCGGGTTTTCTCCCACTCCGAATGTTTTActtttccccttcattctcaACATTTTCACCCTAATTCGTTTCTTACCAGTATTACCATGTGAGTTGCCTCTTTGCTCTACCTGAATTCAGTCTCTCCCATTTCAATCCATCTTGACCATTGGTGCGAGACCTATCTTCCAAAGTGCTATTTTCCAGCTGTTGGGGGAAGGCAGGTAAAATGGGGGATAGAATAGCCAGCTTTGACTCTCTCTAACAGAAACGTACACCCCAGGGAAATTTTCCTTccaatagaaatagaattacCCCTCCATCACCTTCTGTTCATCATCCAACCCGTTACGGTGAAGCAAAGTCTGTTGCAAGATACTCAACAAAACCTCAGAAAGACCTTAGAGTTCAGTCTCTCCAAGAAAGCCTGTCGGCAATTGCAGCTGGGCTCTCCCCTTCCATGCCATAGCTTCGGGCTACAAAAAAGCAGACAGAGCACAAGAACTACCCCCGCAAGCTGCCACTCAGAGGTTAAGACTGACAGGTCTGacctaaaaatgagaaaagatctgAGGAGAGTCACCCATATCCAATTAATTGAAGGTCTAGATCGAGCCACCTACGTTAAGTATTAAGAAGATGAAACCGTACTGTATGtgtcatgaaaatatatttttttaaaaagaggagaaagaaacaaacaagattAGAAATAAAGATCCAGAACCCAGTGTCAAAGAAAATATAacggaaagaagagaagagaattctCTAGAAGGGCTTCTCTAtaaaacaactcaataaaaatatgaattctatAAGTAAGAACTCAAAGACAAGATGAAATACAAAGCAAGGATATGAAAAGAGAAACTCATCATTGCAAGTACACaaattaaagacagaaagaatatcGTAACTAATAAGTTCTGTTTCATATATGCGTATATCTATacttatatagagatatatagatgTATCTCCTTACACACAAGCAAAAGAGACTCCTGCCCAGGGCCCTAATTTTTGGAGGACTGGTGATACCACAAATATATATCCCAAATACCCCAGAAAATAAACTTATTAAAGAACACACGGACACCTCCAGTGGTCTGCTCTGGTACAGTGACGCCCGTAACCCTAAACTCTGCCTTCATAATAACACCTCTCAGGCCCCAAGGAAACATTTCTTCAAAGGCGTTGAAGAATGCCAAATGCCATGAAGGCTTTTGTGCCTCTGCCAACATCAGAGATGGACAGTGCTGGGGAGTATAAGGATTTGAGCTGAAgtctttaggaaaaacaaaagaccaatTCATTAACTTGCCAAATACTTAGTCTCGGCACAAATACATTAGATTCTTGTTGAACAAAATATTGTTTCCCAGTAGGCCAAGCATCcattttgtcatttctctttgtATCTAATTCATGGGTTTTGgagatattaaaaaattagagCATTATTCACAACTGTTGCACATGGCATCTGAGGAAGATTTTACAGCATTAAACAATACATATTACATAGGACGTATTCTTAAATGTGTACATACGTACATTTGAGACATAACATATGTGAAGCATGATTCTAATTCTTTACCTTGGTACCTATGTGGACATTAAACACTAAAACTACAAATagtttttcaatataaaaatatttactatagtggctggctccgtggccaagtggttaagttcacatgctccgcttcagtggcccagggtttcaccagttcggatcctgggtacggatatggcaccactcatcaagccatgctgacgcggcgtcccacatggcacaaccagaggcactcacaactagaatatacaagtatgtaccgggggctttggggagaagaagaaaaaaaagaagaagattggcaacagatattagctcaggtgccaatctttaaaatatatatatatttactataattgtattaaaattgtaaagtattaaataaaaatgtcaactttaatttttacttaaaattttgatttctgttcattgtaattcttttgtttttaaatagagaaatttcaatattttgaagaaaaatataaaaatcattgaaacaatttaagtttttaaagtttttacatttactttatgtttttgatgtaaATTATTCAAACTTGGTATAAtttgattactttttattttttaatcctttaggTCTTCCCTATTCTAAGCAAACAAATTATGTGAAAATCATCATTATACCAGCATTATGTTGGTACATTATATATTAGTTAATTTTGCtgagatgaaggaaagaaattaactttATAGAGTAGATAAAAATGTGTGAATAGGGAAGTCTTTATTTTAGTATTCATCtaaacatttgataaataattggcaagcaataggatatattggattatttgaggaagccatttgatgtaaaactaatttgatctgaacttgtttttccaaaaacgCCTGCTGTGGCGGCCCTTGAGCATGTGTTGTACATCTGCTtgaaacatttactatgtcccaaagacaagaataatGCCCTTAGATATAAGGAAGTCACAACTTCCCCCACATGGGCATTTCCTtcaggataagcatctctccttaGGCTAAAAACTGACTGTTGGCCTGCTgcactcaccttgtgaccacccacCTCGAGACCACCAAACTCCTGCTTTTCCGGAATTGCCATGCCAAcaaagcaatctcatgactattgtaagagagacattccaatcatatgtgatacatgctcattgacggtatataaccactctgtgcactcccacttctttggagtgctctattcctttgtgaaaggactctcctgggttatatggtcctcagatctggctcataataaactcactccaattttgatttataggttggttgtGGGTTATTTGTGTTGACACATTGCTGGCTCATGAACAGAACATCCAAAGGTATCCaatgagggctggcccagtagtgtagtggttaagtttgtgtgctctactttAGCAGCTAGGTGTTcacaagttcaaatcctggctgggGACATATGCACCACTCAAACAGAgtaagatcagcacagatgttagctcacggccaatcttcttcaccaaaaaaaaaataataaaaatgtgtccAATGATAATTACACTTATCacctttaatatttttccaaagtttaGTCATGTAAAACCATATAAAACCATGAAAAGCCACAgtttttacacatattttctgttttgtctgtACGAAAGTATATCTATCAAGTGTAAGGGAGGAAAAACTGCTTTCTCTTCACCCATCTTAGGTTCATTGGCTGGGGACCCAtaaattagactgacaaaagacaaCTTTGCAAGAGACAAACAAACAAGTTTattaacacacacacagtgcaTACACAGAGTACTCAGAGATGAGTAACACAAAGGAGTGGTTAGAACTTTGACTCCTATAGCATCTTAGCAAAGAACAAATGATTTTGTAGAGAAGtggcaagacaaaggaaaaggactttgagGTTCCAGGGGCAGCAAATTGTGGGAAGACAAAGATATTGGGAACTAATGGTAGATAAGGGCTATCTGAGCAAGGTTTGTTACGTAGAGTCCACCGATGCTGGCTCTGGGCTGATAAGGGTCTGGGGTTCTCTCTGGTGAttaacttctctccttcctggtaGAGAAGGGGCGGGGGACGCCTTTACAAACctatgtcctgcttttaggcaaaagGGGGAGAGCACGGAGCTGTTCTTGTATCTAtttcttctcaattgccttcaactcaaaataatccttatgccaaagtggcatattttggagtgACATATTCTGCTACCCTGCACAAGGAAGGAGGACacagcatattttatttaatagtctCTTTGCTTGACTTATAACttctaaatatttagatatatagGTAATGGGACTCCATTTGTTCTCTTGCTCTGATCCCTGTAAATGTAAGAGGCAGGACCGCTTATAAGAATAAGGAACAGAATCGGTAGAGAAAACAGTTATCCCCAAAGAAGAAAGACACGAGATGATCAAAGTGAatgtaagagaataaaaaaaaaaaaaaaaaaaaaagaactaagtcATCCAAAAGAATACAAcagatatggaaaataaaagtgatccaataTACTGATAGTCATCCATGAAGTAGAAATTCAGCAAAGGtatgaaaaattatcaaaaatataggggaaaaaatctcaaagtaaaagaaaaatggaatctATAGATTGAAGAGAAGTTTCTTCTCTAAGTAAGATTCATATAGAATGAAACACTTACGCAGGAGACATTGGTTATGTCTTAATCTTTCCTTGAATACTCCAAGTTACCCCTATATTGCCCAGCGGTAGTTGTGTTGGCATGCTCCTTTCTTACACTGACTTACACATTAGTTTCTTATTTCTCCTCCCTTCTAACTTGTTGTTTCTTATCTGATGAGATTGGTGGAGGGGCTAATGTGTttaatattatatgtaaaataacaGTAAATAGGCACAGAATGAGTGGCTAGAAGCCTTTGCTGTGGCATAAAGAGCTCAGGTTTGTCAGGGTTACTGATGATACTCAGAGGCATCCTTTACTTCCAGTTTCAGGGATGTTCTTAAACTCTGAAATCGCCAGAAATCTGACGTCCCTgtaagggaagagggaggaagtagcagaaagaaactCACCTACTTCTCTCCAGTTCCATCTCAGCACACGTTGGAAGGAACTTGCACAAGATTTCCACCTCCTGGGGCAGTGCTAAGGAGGagcattcttctctttcctccctgctcTAACCTATGTGAGACCACATATAGTTAAGTAATgggtttgtttcttttactttctaaaccattctgacaatctctgccttttaattggtatGCTTAGACGAGAGGTTGGCAAACACAGCCTACAGGCCAAATCCAGTCCATCACCTGTTTTTGAAACAAAGTAGAatatgcaacagagactgtatgcaGCCCAttaagtcaaaaatatttattatctggtggctggcctggtggcttagtggttatgttcacatgctGCACTTCGGCGGCtgggggttcgcaggtttggatcctgggcacagatctagaGACGgcgtcccacgtaaaatagaggaaggttgacacagatgttagctcagcaacaatcttcctcacacacagagaAAATTTAGTATCTGgcctttttaaaactttgtcaATCCCTGATTtggatcatttacatttaatataatcatTGTTACCTTTGGATTTAGGTCTACCAGTTTATTAATTGCTTTCAGTTCCCTCTGTTCTTTTATCTTCAATTtcccctctcctgtctccttttGGGTTATTTGAACACTTCTTATTGTGATATTTGACCTATTGTGTGTTTTGACTATATCTGTTTGGATAGTATGTTTATGGCTTGCTCTCGGGATTACAACATGcatatttaacttttctaaacCTACTTAGAATCAATATTTTAGCTCTTCAAGTGCAATGTAGAAACCTCACTACCATATGGGTCTCTCTTTATCTTGCCCctttacataatatttatatattatatttataaacactGAAAAATCCACCAGactgttataatttttgcttgcAATCATTAAACGTATTTTAAGGAATAAAGAGGAGAAGACGAGTCTATTATATTTCCCTAGATATTTActattccttcatttctgatgttCTGGTATCATTTTGGTATCATTTCCTTTCCACCTGGTGAATTTTCTTCAGGAATTCTTTTAGAACaagtctgctggcaacaaatttgcttagttttcccttatctgagaatgtctttatttcaactTCATTTCTGATGGATCTTTTTGCTAGATAtggaattctgggttgacagtccCGGATGGAGGGacaccagagggaaaaaaatggtagATTCAACATCGGTTTGGTGGtactttgaatttttgttttcttcactgatCTGCCTGCTACTATTCATTTTTGAGAGTCCTCAATTATCTTCTCTGTGCGTCCATCCAGATTTTACAGCTGCATTGAGTTAGAGAGACGGGCGGAGTGTGCTACACCATCTCTCCCAGAACCAGAATCCTCTCCTCATCCTTTTAGTATATTTCCATTAGGAGGAGGAGCTAATCCGATTAGTGGGAGCTGATCTCCCCTGGTCAGTGTTTACTAGTAAATGGGGTTATCATGTTAAAGGTCATACCCCGGCATGCCCCAGCTCCATTGTTCTCTCTTTGACCTGCTTGCACCAGGACAATAGGCCCTTGACCTTTCTGTCACCAGCTGGCAAGTACACATAAGGTGGGCCCAGGGCCTTTTGCAGAGAGAGCTCTGgccatcttctcttttctcctgatGACCTCAGAACATGTGAGGCCTACCTAGAGTTCTCACAGCTGGGGGGTCTCAGAGGGTCTGCTCTGTGAATCCAGCTCTCCTCATGGAAGGTCCCCAGGTCTACATGTGGGAGAGAGTAGGAGGTCCCCACTTTGGTCCCAACTCTGTCAGAAAGTCCTGAACCCTGGGGGCTGTTGGGCCCCTGCCTGTAGCCTTAATTTGTTgatacttctttttattttgccgTTAGATCCCAGTATCTAGTCTCTCCGTATCACTCAGCATAAGAGACAGAAACCCTACTCTAGCTGGTTTAAACAAAATCAATTTATTGGTGTATGTCCATGAAAATGTCAATTTCAGGCTAAGCTAGAACCAGGAgcatttctcttcatctttcacaTCTGCTTTTCTCCATAACAGCTTCAGTCTCAGGCCACGTGGTAGCCCCAAGACCTCAAGGTTCAAAACATCCTACACCTGGATATCACAATAAAATAAGACCTTCTCCTTTGCAGTAACTCCTACAAAAATCCTCAAATTGAAGCTCATCGACTCTAACTGGGTGACACGCCAATGGCTGTGGCCTGAAGAAAGATTGGCCTACCCAAACCACAGGGGCTGAGAGCAGGGAAGAGTGGCTCCTCAAGGAAAACTGGGATGCTGAgaccaaaagaaagaagatacttTGGAAAGTGAGCAACACATGAATAAGCAACCACCTTATTCAAGGAAAAGTCTGATCCAGCCTGTAATTGGAACTGACCATTATTACGCTTTGACTATCTGCCAGGAACTgcgctaagcactttacatatatcacCCCATTTAATACTGACAATAatcattaaaacaacaacaacaacatgaaaggtactcaacatcattagtcatgagggaaGCGTACATTAAAATCACAACAGGATACCATTCCATAAGGATTGAAAATACCAAAAGTTGGCAAGGATATAGAACAGCTGAAATTCTTATCTATTGCTGATGAGAGTATATGGGggcacagtcactttggaaaacatttttttgcaGCTTCTATAAGGTTAAACTACACTTATCATGTGATTCAGCAATTTGACTCCTAGATCATGTCCCAAGAGGATGACAAAGATTCTCTCATTGACCAAATGCTACTCAGACTCCACTGAGCTCTTTTCCAACTAGGCCTGACTTTTGGACTTCTGTGTTCCTCTCTGCCTTGTCCAATTTTAGCAAGACTCCTGATAAATCAATTTAACCAGGATCCCCCCTCCTCCTATCTGATCACCCTCAGTATCTGATCAGGTTCCTCATCCTCCAGCGTCCTCCGGGTGATGTCTGATCCCCCTGGCCTGCCTCCACCAAGAATCCTGTTAGGGTGGTTTAGCCAGAATACCCCTTCATCTTGATggttcctcttagtaattttccatccactgactccccatctcctcccactgCTCCTTGGCTTAAATTCCCACCTGCCCACGCTGTATTCTGAGTTGAGCTCAATCTCCCTCCACCACTGCAACATTCCATCACATTGGTCCCTACACCTATCAGACAGtccccctcttcctgccccccACCTTGAATAAAATCTACCTTACCATGATTTAATGGGGGTTATTGAATAAGTTTTTCTTTAACAACGGATAAataacatatgtccacacaaagatttatataaaatgttcacaacagctacaaactggaaacaaaccagtAGGAGAACAGATGACCAAATTTTGCCATAGTCGtacagtgaaatactactcaacaataaaaaggaactaattcctgatacaaaaacagggatgaatctcacagacacaAAGCATAAGGAAGACACGAGGCAATGCTtattgtatgatcccacttatacgAAGTCCAAGAACAGACGAAACTAATCTGTGGtgattaaaatcagaaaagggTTGTCTCTTGGGGGAGAGAAGGACTATCTAAAAACCTGGAAAGGGGCACAAAGGAGCTCGTccggagtgatggaaatgttctatattttgtttGGGTGGTGGTTATGAGTGCATACCATTGTTAAAAGTCATCAAATTGAAGTAAGATCTGTGGATTTTTattatatgcaaattataccaaaactttaaaaaatgacaaagggCTAGCATTAAATAAAGCTTGCGCCATAGTTTCCTTAACCAGTCCTCTAATGTTGGACATTagtttttttccacttttcacAATCATAACTTATGATACAGTGAATATCTTTTTGCATATGTTATTACCCATATTCAACATTCTGACTTAAAAAATGACAGTTCATAGGGTCCAACctaatagatttttaatattttggattatTCTCCTAGGTTACATTTTTAGAGTGGGGTGACTTGAGCAGACTTTACAAACATAAGACTGTTGATACATACTGCTAAATTCCTTTCCCTAACAGTTCTAGAAGGTTTAACTCCCACTAAGCTTTTATGAAAGTGTCTACTTGcaccttaatatttttaattcttagtaTTTTGATAGCCACTTACATCTCTACCACAATCATATGCACCCTCTGCTCCACCAGCATTTTGTAGCTCTCTTACGGCTCCTAGCACATTCTTCCTACATCACGTACGTGTACACACATGGGGGCATAGGAAAACAATTCCTGGAGGACAAGAACAATCTCACTTTTCTTTGTAACTCCTAGCCTGGCGCCTAGTgcatttcattccttcattcaaggAACATCTACTGGGTTCACCCGATGGACCAGTAACTGACATAGGTGCAACAGGCATTCAGAAAGTTCACTGAACAGCAGTAGGTTCAAAGATATCCTTTTGTTATACCGGTAGGTCTCATTTAACATTCATGCCCCACGTTTTAAATTCCCCGATTGAGACTTTCTCATTTCTATGGTGCACTAATCTGGGAACAAAAGCTCTGAAAGCGTAGCCTTTAAATGTATTGACGATGTAAGCGCTGTTTCCTCGGCCCTGTTCATAATTCCTTAAAACGCACCCCGGCCCCCCACAATTTGGGGGACTTCGGACGAAGCTAGTTAGTAAAATCTagggcagcctggtggcgcagggaCTTTTCACCCGACTCTGCGGGCGCCGGGGTAGTTAATTTCTTTCTAAGGACCTCAGTGTCATCAAAATGCAAATCGTGGCAGAGCGAGCTCATTCCAGTTCCGGGAGCGCCAGCAACCTCCCCGCGGTCCTCACATTCGCCCGCCCGGCGGGGCGGGGTCTCGCCTCTCCCGCGGCGTCCTGGAGACGAGCCCCGCCCCGCGCCTGGCGCGCGCCCGGAGCCTGTTCCGCGGGCAGGAAAGGGCGGGCCTGGCGCCGCGCCCACGCTCGCTGCTACTGCCGGGGACTCAGGACCCGGCCGCGCGGGAGCGGCGCCGCGCCGGGCCACCATGAGCGCGCGCTCAGGCCGGTGAGCGCCCAGGGGATGGACTGCGGCTCCGTGGCGGGCAGCAGGCCGAAGCGCTCGCCCGGCCGCCGGCGGCTCCTGCTCTTCCTGCCCGCCCGCCGCTGCGGAAGCCCGGCGGGCCGCGGGGTCCCGGCGCTGGCCGCACCGCCCGGGGGGCTGGGGGCGCTGCGTTCCCGCGCCCCGGGGGCCCGCGCCTCTCcgctgctcctgctcctgctcgtGCCCGCCCCGCGCCTggccgccgccgccccgcgccGGCCGCTCGCGGACTGGGAGCGCTCGTGCGCCGCGCCCTACGCTCCCCCGGCCCGGCGCGGCGGCGTGGGGAGCTGCCCGTCGAGCCTCGGGCCGCGCGTCCCCGGGGCCGCCGGTGCCCTCCGCCTGCGCCGCGGTCCGGCGGCCGGCCTCGCTGCCTTCCGGAGAGGTGAGCGGCGGGCCCGAGGAGCTCGGCTTTGACCTCCAGGGTGGGGAAGGCCCGGCGACCCAGAGGGCGACGGGTCAGCCGAGGTCACCAGGCTCCTCCGGGGGCGTGGGGACGAAGGTCTGTCTGGTCCCGCCCT
This genomic interval carries:
- the MCUR1 gene encoding mitochondrial calcium uniporter regulator 1, encoding MQIVAERAHSSSGSASNLPAVLTFARPAGRGLASPAASWRRAPPRAWRAPGACSAGRKGRAWRRAHARCYCRGLRTRPRGSGAAPGHHERALRPVSAQGMDCGSVAGSRPKRSPGRRRLLLFLPARRCGSPAGRGVPALAAPPGGLGALRSRAPGARASPLLLLLLVPAPRLAAAAPRRPLADWERSCAAPYAPPARRGGVGSCPSSLGPRVPGAAGALRLRRGPAAGLAAFRRELSVSAGRGQLDHKRADFASSGSRKLYFDTHALVCLLEENGFTTQQAEIIVSALVKIVEANMSIVYKDMVTKMQQEITLQQIMSQIANVKKDMIILEKSEFSALRAENEKIKLELHRLKQQMMDEVVKVRTDTKLDFNLEKSRVKELYSLNERKLLEMRTEMVALHAQQDRAVTQTDRKIDTEVAGLKTMLESHKLDNIKYLAGSVFTCLTVALGFYRLWI